In a single window of the Rhodamnia argentea isolate NSW1041297 chromosome 2, ASM2092103v1, whole genome shotgun sequence genome:
- the LOC115741309 gene encoding probable prolyl 4-hydroxylase 3: protein MRHHMIGSYVQFPRDFARKALFWPDGGLKMAKGKVARVQARGASKRSLALTLLLSFTVVLLFLLALGIVSLPVRREFSPREGPTPVNANSLERVAFGGLGERGKQWTQVLSWEPRAFLYHNFLSREECEYLVSLAKPRISKSTVVDGSTGKSMDSGVRTSSGMFLNRGQDKIVRAIEKRIADFTHIPVEHGEGLQILQYGHGQKYDAHHDYFSDPFNTRNGGQRMATMLMYLSDVEEGGETVFPAAKANFSAVPWWNDLSECGKQGLSVKPKMGNAVLFWSMKPDGTLDPASLHGACPVIKGTKWSAPKWMHVWEYKV from the exons ATGAGGCATCATATGATCGGTTCGTACGTTCAGTTCCCGCGGGATTTCGCCAGGAAGGCCTTGTTTTGGCCGGACGGCGGCCTGAAGATGGCAAAAGGCAAGGTGGCAAGGGTGCAAGCGCGAGGGGCGTCGAAGCGCTCGCTCGCTCTGACTTTGCTGCTGTCGTTCACAGTGGTCCTTCTGTTCTTGCTCGCTCTCGGGATCGTGTCCCTTCCCGTGAGAAGAGAGTTTTCACCGCGCGAGGGGCCGACTCCCGTTAATGCCAACTCCCTCGAGAG AGTTGCATTTGGAGggttgggagagagagggaagcagTGGACTCAGGTGCTCTCGTGGGAGCCCCGAGCTTTTCTTTACCACAATTTCCTG TCCAGGGAAGAGTGTGAGTACCTGGTAAGTCTAGCCAAACCTCGCATCAGCAAGTCGACCGTGGTCGATGGCTCTACCGGGAAGAGCATGGACAGCGG GGTGCGCACAAGCTCCGGAATGTTTCTCAATCGAGGACAAGACAAAATCGTGAGGGCAATAGAGAAAAGAATAGCAGACTTCACTCACATTCCCGTGG AGCATGGAGAAGGACTTCAAATTCTGCAATATGGGCACGGGCAAAAATACGATGCGCATCATGACTACTTTTCCGACCCTTTCAACACTAGGAATGGAGGCCAAAGAATGGCGACAATGCTTATGTATTT GAGTGACGTtgaggaaggaggagagacGGTGTTTCCAGCTGCCAAGGCAAACTTCAGTGCCGTGCCTTGGTGGAATGATCTATCAGAGTGTGGCAAACAGGGATTGTCTGTAAAACCGAAAATGGGGAATGCAGTACTGTTTTGGAGCATGAAGCCTGACGGGACGCTCGACCCAGCAAGTTTGCATG GTGCATGCCCCGTGATCAAAGGGACAAAGTGGTCAGCTCCTAAGTGGATGCACGTCTGGGAGTATAAGGTCTAA
- the LOC115739663 gene encoding RNA pseudouridine synthase 2, chloroplastic isoform X2, producing MLLGNVASSSSASHSTIFFSSFHRCPSIRARSGFLTALRARSASAENDYDSLENREQVPAPASSYAGVKLLETVDVAKSGKLRLDAWISSRIQGVSRARVQSSIRSGLVSVNGRVVDKVSHNVRAGDMVDCTISELQPLRAEPEDIPVDIVYEDEHVLVVNKPAHMVVHPAPGNASGTLVNAILHHCSLPTVGFSETELSEGEEVSDNESSSSIACETSTKGFNSSECGGSVRPGIVHRLDKGTSGLLVVAKNEHSHVHLSEQFKRHTIQRVYISLTSGVPSATSGRIEVPIGRDTNNRIRMAAIPGPINGVQARYAASLTSIKFYRYKVIEVLAGGSSALVEWRLETGRTHQIRAHAKYVGIPLFGDEVYGGTKNMILSLLQAKLPPGRQSHLPELVSKLERPCLHAFSLGFIHPRTGKNVQFSCQPPEDFSQILCQLRKLGMTKHTLKA from the exons ATGTTGCTCGGCAATGTCGCGTCCTCTTCCTCAGCGAGTCACTccaccatcttcttctcctccttccacCGATGCCCTAGCATTCGAGCCCGCTCCGGTTTCCTCACTGCTCTCAGAGCTCGTTCAGCTTCAGCGGAGAACGACTACGATTCTCTCGAAAACCGCGAACAAGTCCCCGCACCGGCGAGCAGTTACGCCGGCGTCAAGCTGCTGGAGACGGTCGACGTCGCGAAGTCTGGCAAGCTCAGGCTCGACGCCTGGATCTCCTCTCGGATACAAGGCGTCAGCAGGGCTCGCGTCCAGTCGAGCATTCGATCGGGATTAGTCTCTGTCAATGGCCGCGTCGTCGATAAG gtcTCGCATAATGTCAGAGCTGGAGATATGGTTGATTGCACGATCTCAGAGCTGCAACCTCTGAGGGCGGAGCCGGAGGATATACCTGTGGACATAGTGTACGAAGATGAACATGTGCTTGTTGTCAACAAACCTGCACACATG GTTGTTCATCCAGCGCCTGGAAATGCTTCAGGAACTCTTGTGAATGCCATTCTTCATCATTGCAGTCTTCCAACAGTTGGTTTTTCAGAAACAGAACTTTCGGAGGGCGAGGAGGTGTCGGATAATGAGTCTAGTAGCTCTATAGCTTGTGAAACTTCTACTAAAGGATTTAACTCATCTGAATGTGGAGGTTCTGTGCGTCCCGGCATTGTTCACAGGTTGGACAAAGGAACTAGTGGATTGCTAGTTGTTGCAAAG AATGAGCATTCACATGTCCATTTGTCGGAGCAATTTAAGAGGCATACCATTCAGAGAGTATACATCAGTCTTACATCTGGAGTTCCTTCGGCAACATCTGGCCGCATTGAGGTTCCAATTGGTCGTGATACAAACAACCGTATTCGCATGGCTGCTATTCCAGGACCAATCAACGGGGTTCAGGCACGTTATGCTGCTA GTCTTACATCTATTAAGTTTTACAGGTACAAAGTAATTGAAGTGCTTGCTGGTGGAAGCTCCGCTTTGGTTGAGTGGAGGTTAGAAACTGGGCGTACTCATCAG ATTCGTGCTCACGCAAAGTATGTAGGAATTCCTTTGTTCGGTGATGAGGTATACGGAGGGACAAAAAACATGATATTGTCATTACTGCAAGCCAAATTACCACCTGGTCGCCAAAGCCACCTTCCAGAGTTGGTTTCTAAGCTAGAAAGGCCTTGCCTCCATGCTTTTTCTCTTGG GTTTATACATCCTCGTACAGGGAAAAATGTGCAGTTCTCATGTCAGCCACCTGAAGATTTCTCTCAAATATTATGTCAACTTCGCAAACTTGGCATGACGAAG CATACCTTGAAGGCATGA
- the LOC115739663 gene encoding RNA pseudouridine synthase 2, chloroplastic isoform X1: protein MLLGNVASSSSASHSTIFFSSFHRCPSIRARSGFLTALRARSASAENDYDSLENREQVPAPASSYAGVKLLETVDVAKSGKLRLDAWISSRIQGVSRARVQSSIRSGLVSVNGRVVDKVSHNVRAGDMVDCTISELQPLRAEPEDIPVDIVYEDEHVLVVNKPAHMVVHPAPGNASGTLVNAILHHCSLPTVGFSETELSEGEEVSDNESSSSIACETSTKGFNSSECGGSVRPGIVHRLDKGTSGLLVVAKNEHSHVHLSEQFKRHTIQRVYISLTSGVPSATSGRIEVPIGRDTNNRIRMAAIPGPINGVQARYAASLTSIKFYRYKVIEVLAGGSSALVEWRLETGRTHQIRAHAKYVGIPLFGDEVYGGTKNMILSLLQAKLPPGRQSHLPELVSKLERPCLHAFSLGFIHPRTGKNVQFSCQPPEDFSQILCQLRKLGMTKQRSRCSRPC from the exons ATGTTGCTCGGCAATGTCGCGTCCTCTTCCTCAGCGAGTCACTccaccatcttcttctcctccttccacCGATGCCCTAGCATTCGAGCCCGCTCCGGTTTCCTCACTGCTCTCAGAGCTCGTTCAGCTTCAGCGGAGAACGACTACGATTCTCTCGAAAACCGCGAACAAGTCCCCGCACCGGCGAGCAGTTACGCCGGCGTCAAGCTGCTGGAGACGGTCGACGTCGCGAAGTCTGGCAAGCTCAGGCTCGACGCCTGGATCTCCTCTCGGATACAAGGCGTCAGCAGGGCTCGCGTCCAGTCGAGCATTCGATCGGGATTAGTCTCTGTCAATGGCCGCGTCGTCGATAAG gtcTCGCATAATGTCAGAGCTGGAGATATGGTTGATTGCACGATCTCAGAGCTGCAACCTCTGAGGGCGGAGCCGGAGGATATACCTGTGGACATAGTGTACGAAGATGAACATGTGCTTGTTGTCAACAAACCTGCACACATG GTTGTTCATCCAGCGCCTGGAAATGCTTCAGGAACTCTTGTGAATGCCATTCTTCATCATTGCAGTCTTCCAACAGTTGGTTTTTCAGAAACAGAACTTTCGGAGGGCGAGGAGGTGTCGGATAATGAGTCTAGTAGCTCTATAGCTTGTGAAACTTCTACTAAAGGATTTAACTCATCTGAATGTGGAGGTTCTGTGCGTCCCGGCATTGTTCACAGGTTGGACAAAGGAACTAGTGGATTGCTAGTTGTTGCAAAG AATGAGCATTCACATGTCCATTTGTCGGAGCAATTTAAGAGGCATACCATTCAGAGAGTATACATCAGTCTTACATCTGGAGTTCCTTCGGCAACATCTGGCCGCATTGAGGTTCCAATTGGTCGTGATACAAACAACCGTATTCGCATGGCTGCTATTCCAGGACCAATCAACGGGGTTCAGGCACGTTATGCTGCTA GTCTTACATCTATTAAGTTTTACAGGTACAAAGTAATTGAAGTGCTTGCTGGTGGAAGCTCCGCTTTGGTTGAGTGGAGGTTAGAAACTGGGCGTACTCATCAG ATTCGTGCTCACGCAAAGTATGTAGGAATTCCTTTGTTCGGTGATGAGGTATACGGAGGGACAAAAAACATGATATTGTCATTACTGCAAGCCAAATTACCACCTGGTCGCCAAAGCCACCTTCCAGAGTTGGTTTCTAAGCTAGAAAGGCCTTGCCTCCATGCTTTTTCTCTTGG GTTTATACATCCTCGTACAGGGAAAAATGTGCAGTTCTCATGTCAGCCACCTGAAGATTTCTCTCAAATATTATGTCAACTTCGCAAACTTGGCATGACGAAG CAACGGTCAAGATGCTCCAGACCTTGCTGA
- the LOC115739663 gene encoding RNA pseudouridine synthase 2, chloroplastic isoform X3, which translates to MLLGNVASSSSASHSTIFFSSFHRCPSIRARSGFLTALRARSASAENDYDSLENREQVPAPASSYAGVKLLETVDVAKSGKLRLDAWISSRIQGVSRARVQSSIRSGLVSVNGRVVDKVSHNVRAGDMVDCTISELQPLRAEPEDIPVDIVYEDEHVLVVNKPAHMVVHPAPGNASGTLVNAILHHCSLPTVGFSETELSEGEEVSDNESSSSIACETSTKGFNSSECGGSVRPGIVHRLDKGTSGLLVVAKNEHSHVHLSEQFKRHTIQRVYISLTSGVPSATSGRIEVPIGRDTNNRIRMAAIPGPINGVQARYAASRYKVIEVLAGGSSALVEWRLETGRTHQIRAHAKYVGIPLFGDEVYGGTKNMILSLLQAKLPPGRQSHLPELVSKLERPCLHAFSLGFIHPRTGKNVQFSCQPPEDFSQILCQLRKLGMTKQRSRCSRPC; encoded by the exons ATGTTGCTCGGCAATGTCGCGTCCTCTTCCTCAGCGAGTCACTccaccatcttcttctcctccttccacCGATGCCCTAGCATTCGAGCCCGCTCCGGTTTCCTCACTGCTCTCAGAGCTCGTTCAGCTTCAGCGGAGAACGACTACGATTCTCTCGAAAACCGCGAACAAGTCCCCGCACCGGCGAGCAGTTACGCCGGCGTCAAGCTGCTGGAGACGGTCGACGTCGCGAAGTCTGGCAAGCTCAGGCTCGACGCCTGGATCTCCTCTCGGATACAAGGCGTCAGCAGGGCTCGCGTCCAGTCGAGCATTCGATCGGGATTAGTCTCTGTCAATGGCCGCGTCGTCGATAAG gtcTCGCATAATGTCAGAGCTGGAGATATGGTTGATTGCACGATCTCAGAGCTGCAACCTCTGAGGGCGGAGCCGGAGGATATACCTGTGGACATAGTGTACGAAGATGAACATGTGCTTGTTGTCAACAAACCTGCACACATG GTTGTTCATCCAGCGCCTGGAAATGCTTCAGGAACTCTTGTGAATGCCATTCTTCATCATTGCAGTCTTCCAACAGTTGGTTTTTCAGAAACAGAACTTTCGGAGGGCGAGGAGGTGTCGGATAATGAGTCTAGTAGCTCTATAGCTTGTGAAACTTCTACTAAAGGATTTAACTCATCTGAATGTGGAGGTTCTGTGCGTCCCGGCATTGTTCACAGGTTGGACAAAGGAACTAGTGGATTGCTAGTTGTTGCAAAG AATGAGCATTCACATGTCCATTTGTCGGAGCAATTTAAGAGGCATACCATTCAGAGAGTATACATCAGTCTTACATCTGGAGTTCCTTCGGCAACATCTGGCCGCATTGAGGTTCCAATTGGTCGTGATACAAACAACCGTATTCGCATGGCTGCTATTCCAGGACCAATCAACGGGGTTCAGGCACGTTATGCTGCTAGTAG GTACAAAGTAATTGAAGTGCTTGCTGGTGGAAGCTCCGCTTTGGTTGAGTGGAGGTTAGAAACTGGGCGTACTCATCAG ATTCGTGCTCACGCAAAGTATGTAGGAATTCCTTTGTTCGGTGATGAGGTATACGGAGGGACAAAAAACATGATATTGTCATTACTGCAAGCCAAATTACCACCTGGTCGCCAAAGCCACCTTCCAGAGTTGGTTTCTAAGCTAGAAAGGCCTTGCCTCCATGCTTTTTCTCTTGG GTTTATACATCCTCGTACAGGGAAAAATGTGCAGTTCTCATGTCAGCCACCTGAAGATTTCTCTCAAATATTATGTCAACTTCGCAAACTTGGCATGACGAAG CAACGGTCAAGATGCTCCAGACCTTGCTGA
- the LOC115732344 gene encoding NEP1-interacting protein 1-like isoform X1, translated as MKVLHGHRPPRFKSSSALPRLHGFNFERKGLMTLSFVPGLWVLQWGKVRAWCCDGVSATVLAVSYAVSVLFLAIVGSTLGALVGVLIGVKSKNNLFFSVAVGAVAGGMFLTKVFRMSVSFWLSDDCLFSNILQSTDSMTELDARKLVQQLLDSLTPSRLEQTPAHADNMVSEIAVDRDNVSRNSFDKFRRIRITEDHLMDSSGNRNSCSICLQDFECRDAARRPPDCRHLFHLHCIDKWISKRRSCPLCRSPVVKVN; from the exons ATGAAAGTTCTACACGGTCACCGGCCACCTCGCTTTAAAAGCTCTTCCGCGCTTCCTCGTCTCCATGGATTCAACTTCGAACGCAAAGGCTTGATGACTCTAAGCTTCGTTCCGGGGTTATGGGTTTTGCAATGGGGGAAGGTGCGGGCTTGGTGCTGCGATGGAGTCTCTGCAACCGTCTTAGCTGTTTCTTATGCGGTCTCCGTCTTGTTCTTAGCTATCG TCGGAAGTACGTTGGGAGCTTTAGTGGGAGTTCTGATCGGCGTGAAAAGCAAGAACAACCTCTTCTTCAGCGTGGCGGTAGGAGCAGTTGCCGGTGGCATGTTCTTGACTAAAGTCTTCAGGATGTCCGTTTCTTTCTGGCTATCTGATGACTGTTTGTTCAGCAACATTCTTCAATCG ACCGACTCGATGACAGAACTTGATGCCAGGAAATTAGTTCAACAGTTGTTGGATAGTCTCACCCCGTCGAGATTAGAGCAGACTCCGGCACATGCCGACAATATGGTTAGCGAAATCGCAGTAGACCGGGACAATGTATCGAGGAATTCATTTGACAAGTTTCGCAGGATCAGAATAACGGAGGACCACTTGATGGATTCTTCGGGAAATAGAAACTCTTGCTCAATATGCCTTCAG GACTTTGAATGTCGAGACGCGGCGAGGAGACCGCCTGACTGTCGCCACTTGTTTCATCTCCATTGCATCGATAAGTGGATTTCCAAGCGAAGATCTTGCCCTTTATGCAGAAGCCCCGTAGTTAAAGTGAATTAA
- the LOC115732344 gene encoding NEP1-interacting protein 1-like isoform X2 yields MKVLHGHRPPRFKSSSALPRLHGFNFERKGLMTLSFVPGLWVLQWGKVRAWCCDGVSATVLAVSYAVSVLFLAIVGSTLGALVGVLIGVKSKNNLFFSVAVGAVAGGMFLTKVFRMSVSFWLSDDCLFSNILQSTDSMTELDARKLVQQLLDSLTPSRLEQTPAHADNMVSEIAVDRDNVSRNSFDKFRRIRITEDHLMDSSGNRNSCSICLQDFEC; encoded by the exons ATGAAAGTTCTACACGGTCACCGGCCACCTCGCTTTAAAAGCTCTTCCGCGCTTCCTCGTCTCCATGGATTCAACTTCGAACGCAAAGGCTTGATGACTCTAAGCTTCGTTCCGGGGTTATGGGTTTTGCAATGGGGGAAGGTGCGGGCTTGGTGCTGCGATGGAGTCTCTGCAACCGTCTTAGCTGTTTCTTATGCGGTCTCCGTCTTGTTCTTAGCTATCG TCGGAAGTACGTTGGGAGCTTTAGTGGGAGTTCTGATCGGCGTGAAAAGCAAGAACAACCTCTTCTTCAGCGTGGCGGTAGGAGCAGTTGCCGGTGGCATGTTCTTGACTAAAGTCTTCAGGATGTCCGTTTCTTTCTGGCTATCTGATGACTGTTTGTTCAGCAACATTCTTCAATCG ACCGACTCGATGACAGAACTTGATGCCAGGAAATTAGTTCAACAGTTGTTGGATAGTCTCACCCCGTCGAGATTAGAGCAGACTCCGGCACATGCCGACAATATGGTTAGCGAAATCGCAGTAGACCGGGACAATGTATCGAGGAATTCATTTGACAAGTTTCGCAGGATCAGAATAACGGAGGACCACTTGATGGATTCTTCGGGAAATAGAAACTCTTGCTCAATATGCCTTCAG